Proteins co-encoded in one Synechococcus elongatus PCC 6301 genomic window:
- the sfsA gene encoding DNA/RNA nuclease SfsA, translating into MPQRLYTYPPLLRGRLLQRYKRFFADIELDSGETITAHCPNTGPMTGVCQMGNLVYVSKSDNPKRKLAYTWELIEVTDNEPTWVGVNTGLPNRVVQALLEQRCLPVLGDYGEVQREVPYGENSRIDFRLTGDRPIYVEVKNTTWTAGRLALFPDTVTTRGQKHLRELTAILLEARAVMLYFINRGDCTAFAPGDSADPTYGQLLRTGIAAGLEVYPCQFQISPEGIDFLGVAPLQL; encoded by the coding sequence ATGCCTCAGCGGCTCTATACCTATCCCCCTCTGTTGCGGGGGCGCTTGCTCCAGCGCTACAAACGCTTTTTTGCTGATATTGAACTCGACAGTGGCGAGACGATCACGGCTCACTGCCCGAACACGGGGCCAATGACGGGCGTTTGTCAGATGGGCAATCTGGTTTATGTCTCTAAATCAGACAATCCCAAACGGAAGTTGGCCTACACCTGGGAACTGATTGAGGTCACGGATAACGAACCGACTTGGGTGGGTGTCAATACGGGGCTACCGAATCGGGTGGTTCAAGCCCTGCTCGAGCAGCGTTGCTTGCCGGTGTTGGGCGACTATGGCGAGGTGCAGCGCGAGGTCCCGTATGGCGAGAACAGTCGGATTGATTTCCGATTAACGGGCGATCGCCCCATCTATGTCGAGGTGAAAAATACGACTTGGACGGCTGGTCGCCTCGCGCTTTTCCCAGATACCGTCACGACTCGCGGCCAGAAGCACTTGCGGGAGCTGACAGCGATTTTGCTGGAAGCGCGAGCGGTCATGCTCTACTTCATCAATCGGGGCGATTGCACTGCTTTCGCGCCGGGAGATAGCGCCGACCCAACCTATGGGCAGCTGTTGCGGACTGGCATTGCTGCCGGTCTTGAAGTCTATCCCTGCCAATTTCAGATCAGTCCTGAAGGCATTGATTTTTTAGGCGTTGCCCCTTTGCAACTCTAA
- a CDS encoding helix-turn-helix domain-containing protein, whose product MESADAEFQNSSASAEASNALCRYLGNTIRELRQRHDLTIAEVSQKAGISRGMLSKIENAQTSASLETLERLVSVLGVSLSALFKGYEASSEQVFLVPEGTAKEVVRRGTRNGHTYQLLASDPTAQFCFESFLITLHERSEPFAAFEHPGFESIYVLEGKMQYRHGSQSYLLKAGDALTFQSDIPHGPELLIDLPIRFLATVFNSKGPIPDFIASPSVEISEVESSEDVE is encoded by the coding sequence ATGGAGTCGGCGGACGCTGAGTTTCAGAATTCAAGCGCTTCTGCAGAGGCAAGTAATGCTCTTTGCCGGTATCTTGGCAATACCATTCGTGAATTGCGGCAGCGCCACGATTTGACGATTGCAGAGGTCTCTCAGAAGGCTGGAATTTCGCGTGGAATGCTGTCAAAAATTGAGAATGCTCAAACGTCAGCAAGCTTAGAAACTTTAGAGAGGCTTGTCTCAGTCTTGGGAGTCTCTCTGAGTGCTCTTTTTAAGGGCTATGAAGCCTCTTCTGAACAGGTTTTTTTGGTTCCAGAGGGCACTGCCAAAGAAGTTGTTCGACGTGGCACCCGCAACGGCCATACTTATCAGCTTTTAGCGAGTGATCCAACTGCTCAGTTTTGCTTTGAATCGTTTTTGATTACACTTCATGAACGATCAGAGCCGTTTGCTGCTTTTGAACACCCGGGATTTGAGTCGATCTATGTTCTAGAAGGGAAAATGCAGTATCGCCATGGCAGCCAGTCTTACTTGTTAAAAGCGGGTGATGCTCTGACTTTCCAAAGTGATATTCCTCATGGCCCTGAGCTGCTGATTGATCTGCCGATTCGGTTTTTGGCAACAGTTTTTAATTCGAAAGGGCCGATTCCTGACTTCATTGCTTCACCTTCCGTTGAGATTAGTGAAGTGGAAAGCTCAGAAGATGTGGAATAA
- a CDS encoding aromatic ring-hydroxylating oxygenase subunit alpha, with product MANLDVALLPNHWYAIAASTDLGSTPIAASLLDQQLVVYRTTAGQVVVLDDRCPHRGASLACGQVKGNAIACPYHGWQFDLDGHCAQIPSQQASARIPQAAKVASYPVQERYGLIWVFTGDRDRAAQTPLWELPEYDQAGWRVVQGQFDWAADYRRVTENGMDVAHSPFVHANSFGASGNEVIADFELEKSDLGAQIWIPIEPKANYRGSFNLLGRKQETPKAGRSGAAFHLPNITRIDIEFGNFHLILVGIHQPISATTTRSHWLHVRNFLTAGWADGGTRKRTAKLFQEDQKIIEGIAPLRDRNEISVASDRLQLYYRQLWQQHHSSLVAQG from the coding sequence ATGGCTAATCTAGACGTCGCGCTGCTACCGAATCACTGGTACGCGATCGCTGCCAGTACTGATCTGGGTTCCACACCGATCGCAGCGTCGCTACTCGATCAACAGCTGGTGGTCTATCGCACTACTGCTGGACAAGTTGTGGTGCTCGACGATCGCTGCCCCCACCGTGGGGCTTCGCTAGCCTGCGGTCAGGTCAAGGGCAACGCGATTGCCTGTCCCTATCACGGTTGGCAATTTGATCTCGATGGTCATTGCGCTCAGATTCCATCTCAGCAGGCTTCGGCACGAATTCCCCAAGCGGCAAAAGTGGCGAGCTATCCTGTCCAGGAGCGCTATGGCTTGATTTGGGTGTTCACCGGCGATCGCGATCGGGCGGCACAAACGCCGTTGTGGGAACTGCCGGAATATGACCAAGCCGGTTGGCGGGTGGTTCAAGGTCAGTTCGATTGGGCGGCAGACTATCGTCGCGTTACCGAAAATGGCATGGATGTGGCCCATTCACCCTTCGTGCATGCCAATTCCTTTGGTGCTAGCGGCAATGAAGTGATCGCCGATTTTGAGTTGGAAAAGAGCGATCTCGGCGCCCAAATCTGGATTCCGATCGAGCCGAAGGCGAACTATCGTGGCAGCTTCAACCTGCTAGGACGCAAGCAAGAAACCCCCAAGGCAGGGCGATCGGGGGCAGCCTTTCACTTACCGAACATCACTCGTATCGATATTGAATTCGGCAACTTTCATTTGATCTTGGTCGGTATTCACCAGCCGATCTCGGCCACAACGACCCGTAGTCACTGGCTCCATGTCCGCAATTTCTTGACGGCAGGCTGGGCGGATGGTGGGACACGCAAACGCACCGCCAAGCTTTTTCAGGAAGATCAAAAGATCATTGAGGGGATTGCTCCTCTGCGCGATCGCAATGAAATTTCGGTTGCCTCCGATCGCCTGCAACTCTACTACCGCCAGCTCTGGCAACAGCACCATTCCTCCCTCGTCGCCCAAGGCTGA
- a CDS encoding glycosyltransferase produces MAGDPQGVQQQSGAYSKETVAAAAQLLGQILKDSWAACQDADAIVASPNARGATHIAEALKIPCFLGSPTPYGFTQAFASPWFPPNFMLGGGWGNWLSHYAVDKLLWVATRKTVNEWRISDLGLKPLSWSSPYKQLVRRGQVFLHPLSEVTLPKPADWPEQAHLTGYWLLPEAEATLSPELEAFLAAGEPPVFIGFGSMVDQEPERLTAIAVEALQKSNQRGILLAGWSRIDRSQLPDTVFPLESAPFGLLFPRLAAAVHHGGCGTTAASLQAGLPTIITAYGNDQAFWGKRVAELGAGPSPITREGLTAETLATAIAQAVSDPQMRSRAQAIGERLRAENGVSKAVKLLGDYLAAGTSS; encoded by the coding sequence GTGGCGGGTGATCCCCAAGGGGTGCAGCAGCAATCAGGCGCTTACTCCAAGGAAACGGTCGCGGCGGCAGCGCAGCTGCTAGGCCAGATTCTCAAGGATTCTTGGGCGGCTTGTCAGGATGCGGATGCGATCGTGGCTTCGCCGAATGCGCGGGGTGCGACTCATATTGCCGAAGCGCTGAAGATTCCTTGCTTTCTGGGATCGCCCACGCCCTACGGGTTTACCCAAGCCTTTGCGAGCCCTTGGTTTCCGCCGAACTTCATGCTGGGAGGTGGCTGGGGCAATTGGCTCAGTCACTATGCCGTCGATAAATTGCTCTGGGTGGCGACTCGCAAGACGGTCAACGAGTGGCGCATTTCTGATCTAGGACTGAAGCCCTTGAGTTGGAGCAGTCCTTACAAACAGCTGGTGCGCAGAGGGCAAGTCTTCTTGCATCCACTCAGTGAAGTGACCTTGCCGAAACCTGCAGACTGGCCAGAGCAAGCGCATCTGACGGGTTATTGGCTGCTACCGGAAGCTGAGGCAACGCTCTCACCCGAACTGGAAGCCTTTCTAGCAGCGGGTGAGCCGCCGGTGTTCATTGGCTTTGGCAGCATGGTCGACCAAGAACCGGAGCGGTTGACCGCGATCGCAGTCGAAGCGCTGCAGAAAAGTAATCAGCGGGGCATTTTGCTAGCAGGCTGGAGCCGGATCGACCGCTCTCAGCTACCAGACACGGTGTTTCCACTAGAGTCCGCGCCCTTTGGCCTGCTGTTTCCGCGCCTCGCAGCGGCAGTGCATCACGGTGGTTGTGGTACCACGGCAGCGAGTTTGCAGGCAGGGTTGCCAACAATCATCACGGCCTACGGCAATGACCAAGCCTTTTGGGGCAAGCGGGTCGCAGAACTAGGGGCAGGGCCATCCCCAATTACCCGCGAGGGTTTGACGGCTGAGACTCTGGCGACTGCGATCGCCCAAGCCGTCAGCGATCCGCAAATGCGATCGCGGGCGCAGGCGATCGGGGAACGGCTACGGGCAGAGAATGGGGTTTCTAAAGCAGTGAAACTGCTGGGTGACTACTTAGCGGCGGGCACCAGTTCCTGA
- a CDS encoding tetracycline resistance MFS efflux pump codes for MARQRLAFFSVALNVFMDALGVTLLLPILPELLRPFGSNAFLLGAFASVYTLAQFISTPVLGSLSDRFGRRPPLILTLVFTGLAYVLLAVGSLVENLPLLFAARILAGLAGGVFAIAQAYIADRESDPLKRSTQFGWIGAAFGLGFLFGPALGGLLSGINLRLPIWFAAILAFINAALTVFTVVESLPPERRRIVPWQDLNPLKQLWAVSRNPKLRRSLASAFIYNFAFAGFTSLFVLFVQNRFGWTPLQVAGVLIAGGFTSALGQGLIFGRLLPYFQEKGLALIGLGGMAVGYLWLAQVPTPGSQLYPAQILTALFGGFVIPALSGLFSRRVTAEEQGQVLGSVQGWQSLAQVIGPLILGVVYDRGGADPFFWSLAALNAIAVLLLLPRSRQPLE; via the coding sequence ATGGCCCGCCAACGCCTCGCCTTCTTCTCAGTTGCGCTCAACGTCTTCATGGATGCCTTGGGGGTAACGTTACTGCTGCCGATCCTGCCGGAACTGCTCCGCCCCTTTGGCAGCAATGCTTTTCTGCTCGGTGCATTTGCCAGCGTCTACACCTTGGCGCAGTTTATTTCGACGCCCGTTCTGGGCTCGCTCTCCGATCGCTTTGGTCGTCGCCCGCCACTGATCCTGACGCTGGTGTTTACGGGACTGGCCTATGTGCTACTTGCGGTAGGGAGTTTAGTTGAGAATCTACCGCTGTTATTTGCGGCACGGATTTTGGCCGGATTAGCGGGTGGGGTGTTTGCGATCGCCCAAGCCTACATTGCCGATCGCGAGTCGGATCCCCTGAAGCGATCGACTCAATTTGGCTGGATTGGTGCAGCCTTCGGATTGGGCTTTTTGTTTGGGCCGGCACTGGGCGGCCTTCTTTCAGGCATTAACCTGCGGCTACCAATTTGGTTCGCTGCAATTCTGGCCTTCATCAACGCAGCCCTAACGGTGTTCACCGTCGTGGAATCGCTGCCACCGGAGCGTCGCCGCATTGTGCCTTGGCAAGATCTCAATCCGCTTAAACAGCTCTGGGCAGTGAGTCGTAACCCCAAACTACGGCGATCGCTAGCAAGTGCCTTCATCTATAACTTTGCCTTTGCCGGCTTCACCAGTCTGTTTGTGCTGTTCGTCCAAAATCGCTTTGGCTGGACACCGTTGCAAGTGGCGGGTGTCTTGATTGCGGGTGGATTTACGTCAGCACTCGGGCAAGGATTGATCTTCGGGCGGCTACTGCCCTACTTCCAAGAAAAGGGCTTGGCGTTGATAGGGCTGGGCGGCATGGCCGTTGGCTATCTCTGGCTGGCACAGGTGCCCACTCCAGGAAGCCAGCTCTATCCGGCTCAGATTTTGACAGCGCTGTTCGGCGGCTTTGTGATTCCAGCCTTGAGCGGCTTGTTTTCGCGGCGTGTCACGGCTGAGGAACAGGGTCAGGTCTTGGGCAGTGTCCAGGGCTGGCAGAGCCTCGCCCAGGTGATTGGCCCGCTGATCTTGGGCGTTGTTTACGATCGCGGCGGTGCGGATCCCTTCTTCTGGAGTTTGGCTGCTTTGAATGCGATCGCAGTTCTCTTGCTCTTGCCGCGATCGCGTCAGCCCCTAGAATGA
- a CDS encoding phycobiliprotein lyase codes for MDAMEFFRQSAGQWRSQRTTHHLAFRRAENGDSSISVEALEKDDPRVIEICTMHEVDPATAIGGAYVSWQGSMEWDRDAEGHSGTTVFALVPDDASGRSGQLLRERGYAEIVPVIGRFELDENNNLNLVTDYETMSAVEQFWFMGPSLRLRASTVTRFGGLSTAAFCAEVRQTEAAADSEPLKADQLYSSLGW; via the coding sequence ATGGACGCAATGGAATTCTTCCGGCAGAGTGCCGGTCAGTGGCGATCGCAGCGAACCACCCATCACCTTGCCTTTCGGCGAGCAGAGAATGGTGACTCCAGCATCTCGGTAGAAGCCCTAGAGAAAGACGATCCGCGCGTCATTGAGATCTGCACCATGCATGAGGTCGATCCGGCTACCGCGATCGGGGGAGCTTACGTCAGTTGGCAAGGGTCGATGGAATGGGATCGCGACGCGGAAGGCCATTCCGGGACGACTGTATTTGCGCTCGTACCCGATGATGCCAGTGGCCGCAGTGGTCAACTTCTGCGCGAGCGGGGCTATGCCGAAATCGTGCCGGTGATCGGTCGCTTCGAGCTCGATGAGAACAACAACCTCAACCTCGTGACCGACTACGAAACCATGAGTGCTGTCGAGCAATTTTGGTTTATGGGGCCTAGCCTACGCCTCCGAGCCAGTACGGTGACTCGCTTTGGGGGGCTGAGCACCGCAGCTTTCTGTGCGGAAGTGCGTCAGACCGAAGCTGCAGCCGACAGTGAACCCCTAAAAGCGGATCAGCTCTACTCCAGCTTGGGTTGGTAG
- a CDS encoding phycobilisome rod-core linker polypeptide: MALPLLNYAPTTQNSRVAGFEVPGDEQPKQYNTEDQYSPVQFDEVIQAAYRQIFFHAFKCDRQTVLESQLRNGQITVRDFIRGLLLSATFRSSFYDKNSNYRFVEQVVQRVLGRDVYGEREKIAWSLAVATQGYEGFIDTLLNSDEYLSNFGYDKVPYQRRRVLPGRALGETPFNIKSPRYDSYYRTILGFPKAVFAGGPGKRFPAQYLSAKAGDPGAYLALARSIGARGQALSASADIDYLSKVPYRKR; this comes from the coding sequence GTGGCCCTTCCCCTCTTGAACTACGCGCCAACAACGCAAAATTCGCGCGTAGCTGGCTTCGAAGTTCCTGGCGACGAGCAGCCAAAACAGTACAACACCGAAGACCAGTACTCACCGGTCCAATTTGATGAAGTGATTCAGGCGGCCTATCGCCAAATCTTCTTCCACGCCTTCAAGTGCGATCGCCAAACTGTTCTGGAATCGCAGCTGCGGAATGGTCAAATCACCGTTCGCGATTTCATCCGTGGGCTGTTGCTCTCTGCAACCTTCCGTTCCAGTTTCTACGACAAGAACAGTAACTATCGTTTTGTCGAGCAAGTGGTCCAACGGGTGTTGGGTCGCGATGTTTACGGCGAACGGGAAAAAATTGCTTGGTCTTTGGCCGTTGCAACCCAAGGCTATGAAGGGTTCATCGACACTCTGCTCAACAGCGATGAATACCTGAGCAATTTCGGCTACGACAAGGTGCCTTACCAACGTCGTCGCGTCCTGCCGGGTCGCGCCCTGGGCGAAACCCCGTTCAACATCAAATCGCCCCGCTACGACAGCTACTACCGCACGATTCTCGGCTTCCCGAAAGCCGTCTTCGCCGGTGGTCCTGGCAAGCGCTTCCCTGCGCAATACCTCAGTGCCAAAGCGGGTGATCCAGGTGCCTACTTGGCCTTGGCTCGCAGCATCGGTGCTCGTGGTCAAGCCCTGAGTGCTTCGGCGGATATCGATTACCTCAGCAAAGTCCCTTACCGCAAGCGCTAA